A region from the Methanofollis liminatans DSM 4140 genome encodes:
- a CDS encoding cyclase family protein → MYYDVTRELSEEILIFPGGDPKPEISTEDHGAYLLSLLSLSTHTGTHIDAPSHYLKDKRTVDKIDPGRLIGRCRLLDLGTATAIQASDLQGRIEGAERLLLKTWFSGRTAFDPAYPHLTTDAAALLVQEGVRCIGIDSPSIEAYDGDGTVHRTLLERGIAVIELLDLPAMPEGEYYMAALPLRLKGLDGSPARVILSDRPFV, encoded by the coding sequence GTATTACGACGTCACGCGAGAACTCTCCGAAGAGATCCTCATATTCCCCGGAGGAGACCCGAAACCGGAGATCAGCACCGAGGACCACGGCGCCTACCTCCTCAGCCTCCTCTCCCTCTCGACCCACACCGGCACCCACATCGACGCCCCTTCGCATTACCTGAAGGACAAGCGGACCGTCGACAAAATCGATCCCGGACGGCTCATCGGCCGGTGCCGCCTCCTCGACCTGGGAACGGCGACGGCGATCCAGGCGTCCGACCTCCAGGGAAGAATTGAAGGGGCCGAACGGCTCCTCCTCAAGACCTGGTTTTCCGGTAGAACAGCATTCGATCCGGCGTATCCGCACCTGACCACGGATGCCGCCGCTCTTCTCGTGCAGGAAGGGGTCAGGTGCATCGGCATCGATTCCCCGTCCATCGAGGCCTATGACGGCGACGGCACCGTGCACCGCACCCTTCTCGAAAGGGGGATTGCGGTGATCGAACTCCTCGACCTCCCGGCAATGCCCGAAGGAGAGTATTATATGGCGGCGCTCCCACTCCGCCTGAAAGGACTGGATGGGTCGCCGGCACGGGTGATCCTCTCTGACCGCCCATTCGTATGA
- a CDS encoding phosphopentomutase/phosphoglucosamine mutase has product MLFGSSGIRREYSGGFADLAVQVGAAAAKAGGSAVVGMDARTTGPLLADAVTAGILSAGSDVYTCGIAPTPTVACAARAHAFGVMITASHNPEEYNGIKLLNPDGSSFTSAQQQRMEEDVRGDHGAGWREQGHIHAIDAVSIHKNAILNGLDLPEGLSVVVDCGNGAGSAITPALLADAGVQALCLNANPSGRFVRPSEPLEKNLPYMPAMVRKRGAACGIVHDGDADRMMAFDGKGRYIGGDHLLMLFAEYLGAKRVVTTSDASMAIEEGAEVHRTPVGDTFVSEELLKWGEFGGEPSGAWIFPKNSLCPDGIYAAALLCEIAGEWDIAERVAAMPAYPILRDSVRIENAREVMAAMGAAVATDGIRIEDEEGWCLIRASGTEPKIRFTAEGRDAAAAKRMMDAGKERLRRAA; this is encoded by the coding sequence ATGCTTTTCGGCTCTTCAGGGATCAGAAGAGAATATTCCGGCGGATTTGCAGACCTCGCCGTTCAGGTGGGGGCAGCAGCCGCGAAAGCCGGCGGCTCGGCGGTCGTCGGCATGGACGCCCGGACGACCGGGCCGCTGCTTGCCGACGCCGTCACCGCAGGCATCCTCTCGGCTGGTTCGGACGTATATACCTGCGGGATCGCACCCACGCCGACCGTCGCCTGCGCCGCGCGGGCCCATGCCTTCGGCGTGATGATCACCGCCTCGCACAACCCGGAGGAGTACAACGGGATCAAACTCCTCAACCCGGACGGTTCGTCCTTCACCTCTGCCCAGCAGCAGCGAATGGAAGAGGACGTCAGGGGCGATCACGGGGCGGGCTGGAGGGAGCAGGGGCACATCCATGCCATCGACGCCGTCTCGATCCATAAGAATGCGATCCTGAACGGCCTCGACCTCCCGGAAGGGCTCTCCGTCGTTGTCGACTGCGGAAACGGCGCCGGGAGCGCGATCACCCCGGCGCTTCTTGCCGACGCCGGTGTGCAGGCCCTCTGCCTCAATGCCAATCCCTCGGGCCGGTTCGTCCGCCCTTCAGAGCCCCTCGAGAAGAACCTCCCGTACATGCCCGCAATGGTGCGCAAACGCGGGGCCGCATGTGGGATCGTCCACGACGGCGACGCCGACCGGATGATGGCCTTCGACGGGAAGGGCCGGTACATCGGCGGCGATCACCTCCTCATGCTCTTTGCCGAGTACCTCGGAGCCAAACGCGTCGTCACCACCTCGGACGCCTCGATGGCGATCGAGGAGGGGGCCGAGGTGCACCGGACGCCGGTGGGCGACACCTTCGTCTCTGAAGAACTCTTAAAATGGGGCGAATTCGGCGGCGAACCGTCGGGCGCATGGATATTCCCGAAAAACTCCCTCTGTCCCGACGGGATCTACGCCGCCGCCCTCCTCTGCGAGATCGCCGGCGAGTGGGACATCGCCGAACGGGTGGCGGCGATGCCTGCCTATCCGATCCTCAGGGACTCGGTCAGGATCGAGAACGCCCGCGAAGTGATGGCCGCCATGGGCGCCGCCGTAGCGACCGACGGCATCAGGATCGAGGACGAGGAGGGCTGGTGCCTGATCAGGGCGAGCGGGACCGAGCCGAAGATCAGGTTCACCGCCGAGGGCAGGGACGCCGCTGCTGCAAAACGGATGATGGACGCGGGCAAAGAGCGCCTCAGGAGGGCCGCATGA
- the glmU gene encoding bifunctional sugar-1-phosphate nucleotidylyltransferase/acetyltransferase → MECVILAAGEGTRMRPLTAERPKVMLPLANRPMLEHLVRAVTEAGITAITLVVGYGEREVREWFGDGSRLGVTIRYVVQRRQLGTADALRATKGLVTGRFLMLNGDMIVDAADLADLCTREAPCMGVYESDHPQDYGVVTIEGDLITGLEEKSRQPKSRMINAGVYLFDPEIYKRLEGVPLSGRGEYELTDALADYIAEGRLSAYRLSTWMDVGAPWDLLDASATLLSRMKPACEGTVEDGVVIHGKLVLGKNSVVKAGTYIEGDCIVGEGCTIGPHAYIRGSTAIGDGCHIGHAVEVKNSIVFAGTKIPHFNYIGDSIIGSQCNFGAGTKVANLRHDHGNISINGRSTGRRKFGAIIGDHVLFGINCSVNVGSVIGSYSLIGPHSLVEGTLKDRTVIR, encoded by the coding sequence ATGGAGTGCGTCATCCTTGCGGCGGGCGAGGGGACGCGGATGCGCCCGCTCACCGCCGAGCGCCCGAAAGTGATGCTCCCCCTCGCCAACCGCCCGATGCTCGAGCACCTGGTCAGGGCAGTCACCGAGGCCGGGATCACCGCGATCACCCTGGTCGTCGGCTACGGCGAGCGTGAAGTGCGGGAGTGGTTCGGCGACGGCAGCCGCCTCGGCGTCACGATCCGCTACGTCGTCCAGCGCCGCCAGCTCGGGACCGCCGACGCCCTCCGGGCGACAAAAGGGCTGGTCACCGGCCGGTTCCTGATGCTCAACGGCGACATGATCGTCGATGCGGCCGATCTCGCCGACCTCTGCACGAGAGAAGCCCCGTGCATGGGCGTCTACGAGAGCGACCACCCACAGGACTACGGTGTCGTGACGATCGAGGGGGACCTGATCACCGGGCTCGAGGAGAAATCACGCCAGCCAAAAAGCCGGATGATCAACGCCGGCGTCTACCTCTTCGACCCCGAGATCTACAAACGGCTGGAGGGCGTGCCCCTCTCAGGCCGGGGCGAATACGAACTCACCGACGCTCTGGCCGACTATATCGCCGAAGGACGCCTTTCCGCCTATCGCCTCTCCACCTGGATGGACGTCGGGGCGCCGTGGGACCTCCTGGACGCCAGCGCCACCCTGCTCTCACGGATGAAACCCGCCTGCGAGGGAACGGTCGAGGACGGCGTCGTCATCCACGGCAAACTGGTCCTGGGCAAAAACTCGGTGGTCAAGGCCGGCACCTACATCGAGGGCGACTGCATCGTCGGCGAGGGGTGCACGATCGGCCCCCACGCCTATATCAGGGGCTCGACGGCGATCGGCGACGGCTGCCATATCGGCCACGCCGTCGAGGTGAAAAACTCGATCGTCTTCGCCGGGACAAAGATCCCGCACTTCAACTATATCGGCGACTCGATCATCGGGAGCCAGTGCAACTTCGGTGCCGGCACTAAGGTCGCAAACCTCAGGCACGACCACGGGAACATCTCGATCAACGGCAGGTCCACCGGCCGGAGGAAGTTCGGGGCGATCATCGGCGACCACGTCCTCTTCGGGATCAACTGCTCGGTGAACGTCGGCAGCGTCATCGGGAGTTATTCCCTCATCGGGCCGCACAGCCTCGTCGAGGGAACCCTGAAAGACCGGACCGTGATCAGGTAG
- the glmU gene encoding bifunctional sugar-1-phosphate nucleotidylyltransferase/acetyltransferase, with the protein MKTMQAVILAAGEGRRLRPLTHAMPKAMVPVANRPILEYIVRALEKNGIREIIVVVGYKKEQVIRHLNGLEIPVKVVVQERQLGTAHALKCAAPLITGDFLLLPGDNYIDTASIARIMGERNAVLTWDHPHPSNFGVLMIRDGSVQQVIEKPSEAPGFTVSTGIFSLGPAFLDFLGDETEIPNAINAMIAAGTPLKAVPAEDWQDAIYPWDLLRLNAALLQGVRQERAGRIGSSVVIKGQVSIGRGTTIGPNSTILGPVVIGEDCEIGPNCVVLPETSIGDRVRIEPFTLIGHSLILADACIGSHARITDAVVGTGTQVGDHATTSPQRTIFSIEGELIRAKFGAIIGDNVRSAPFCVFKNCIVGNNVCVEDGKTLYGEVPDGARII; encoded by the coding sequence ATGAAAACCATGCAGGCAGTTATTCTTGCAGCAGGTGAGGGCAGGCGTCTGCGCCCTCTCACCCATGCCATGCCCAAGGCGATGGTGCCGGTGGCGAACCGGCCGATCCTTGAGTACATCGTTCGGGCGCTCGAAAAGAACGGGATCAGGGAGATCATCGTCGTCGTCGGCTACAAAAAAGAGCAGGTGATCAGGCACCTCAACGGCCTGGAGATCCCGGTGAAGGTCGTCGTCCAGGAGCGGCAGCTCGGCACCGCCCACGCCCTCAAATGCGCGGCGCCCCTGATCACCGGCGACTTCCTCCTCCTCCCCGGCGACAACTACATCGACACGGCCTCGATCGCCCGGATCATGGGGGAGAGAAATGCCGTCCTGACCTGGGACCACCCCCACCCCTCGAACTTCGGGGTGCTCATGATCAGGGACGGCTCGGTCCAGCAGGTGATCGAGAAGCCCAGCGAGGCGCCCGGTTTCACCGTATCGACCGGGATCTTCTCGCTCGGACCGGCGTTTCTGGACTTCCTCGGCGACGAGACCGAGATCCCGAATGCGATCAATGCGATGATCGCCGCCGGCACGCCCTTGAAGGCGGTCCCGGCAGAGGACTGGCAGGACGCCATCTACCCCTGGGACCTCCTGAGGCTGAACGCAGCGCTCCTGCAGGGCGTGAGGCAGGAGCGGGCCGGGCGGATCGGCTCTTCGGTCGTGATCAAAGGGCAGGTCTCCATCGGTCGGGGGACGACGATCGGCCCGAACAGCACCATTCTCGGCCCGGTCGTTATCGGCGAAGACTGCGAGATCGGGCCGAACTGCGTCGTCCTGCCCGAGACGAGCATCGGCGATCGGGTCAGGATCGAGCCTTTCACCCTGATCGGCCACTCCCTGATCCTCGCCGACGCCTGCATCGGCTCCCATGCCCGGATCACCGACGCCGTCGTCGGCACCGGGACGCAGGTAGGCGACCATGCGACGACCTCGCCGCAACGGACCATCTTCTCGATCGAGGGGGAGCTGATCAGGGCGAAGTTCGGGGCGATCATCGGGGACAACGTGCGGTCCGCCCCGTTCTGCGTCTTCAAAAACTGCATCGTCGGGAACAATGTCTGCGTAGAAGATGGGAAAACGCTCTACGGCGAAGTTCCTGATGGGGCAAGAATTATATAA